The Lacrimispora xylanolytica genome has a segment encoding these proteins:
- a CDS encoding pectinesterase family protein yields MIHIAQDGTGDFKSIMEALSSLPKDNSSEQILFIHKGFYKEQITVTIPHVTFQGEDPETTILSYDLYAKMMMDDGMKRGTFRTYSCLIDTHDFTAKNITFENSAGIGTEVGQALALYADGDRLVFENCRLLGNQDTLFTGPLPPKEIEVNGFIGPKQHAPRINGRHYYKDCYIEGDVDFIFGSATAYFEECTFFSKYTGKEISSYVTAASTPEGQEYGYVMTDCRFESNCPPNNAYLGRPWREYAKTVLINCFMDDHICKEGWDDWNKEAAHKHAFYAEYGSYGPGAVMEKRPDWIFRLTEEELMKYTKDAVLCGADHWRP; encoded by the coding sequence ATGATTCACATTGCACAGGACGGCACCGGAGATTTTAAAAGCATCATGGAAGCCCTGAGTTCATTGCCAAAGGATAACTCATCCGAACAGATATTATTTATTCACAAGGGCTTTTATAAAGAGCAGATTACAGTTACAATTCCACACGTTACGTTTCAAGGTGAAGACCCGGAGACAACGATTCTCTCCTACGATCTTTACGCAAAAATGATGATGGACGATGGAATGAAACGGGGAACCTTCCGTACGTATTCCTGCCTCATTGATACCCATGATTTCACTGCAAAAAACATTACATTTGAAAACAGTGCAGGAATTGGAACAGAAGTAGGACAGGCACTTGCCTTATATGCAGACGGCGACCGTCTTGTATTTGAAAATTGCCGGCTTCTGGGCAATCAGGATACCTTATTTACTGGCCCGCTTCCTCCTAAGGAAATTGAAGTCAATGGATTTATAGGACCAAAGCAGCATGCTCCCAGAATCAATGGACGCCATTATTACAAGGACTGTTACATTGAGGGAGATGTGGATTTCATCTTTGGCAGCGCAACGGCTTATTTTGAAGAATGCACCTTCTTCTCTAAATACACAGGGAAAGAAATCAGCAGCTATGTAACTGCCGCTTCTACCCCAGAAGGTCAGGAATATGGATATGTTATGACAGACTGCCGGTTTGAGAGCAACTGTCCTCCAAACAATGCCTATTTAGGCCGCCCCTGGAGAGAATACGCAAAAACCGTTCTCATCAACTGCTTTATGGATGATCATATCTGCAAAGAGGGCTGGGATGACTGGAACAAAGAGGCAGCTCACAAACACGCTTTTTATGCCGAATACGGCAGCTATGGGCCTGGAGCCGTCATGGAAAAGCGTCCGGACTGGATTTTCCGTCTGACTGAAGAAGAACTGATGAAGTATACGAAAGATGCCGTACTATGCGGCGCAGATCACTGGAGACCATAA
- a CDS encoding HAD family hydrolase, whose translation MDKKYLLFDLDGTLTDPKEGITKSVQYALYKFGITIEDRDELCPFIGPPLKDSFMEFYNFSEEDAKKAVILYREYFTDKGMLDNKVYEGAEEVLKSLVDRGKKLYVASSKPEVFVRQIMKHFGLDIYFTFMGGSDLNGTRDKKADVIRYVMKECGLKDPERVVMIGDRKHDILGAREVSIDSVGVLYGYGSRQELEEAGALKIAETIFDLQNLL comes from the coding sequence ATGGATAAAAAGTATCTGCTGTTTGATTTAGACGGTACGCTGACAGACCCGAAAGAGGGAATTACAAAATCGGTTCAATATGCCCTTTATAAATTTGGTATTACGATTGAGGACCGGGATGAACTTTGCCCATTTATAGGACCGCCTTTAAAAGACAGTTTTATGGAATTTTATAACTTTTCAGAAGAAGATGCCAAAAAGGCCGTAATTCTTTACCGGGAGTATTTCACAGACAAAGGAATGCTCGATAATAAAGTATATGAAGGAGCCGAGGAAGTTTTAAAATCTCTTGTGGACAGGGGAAAGAAACTCTACGTGGCATCTTCAAAGCCAGAAGTCTTTGTAAGACAGATCATGAAACACTTTGGTCTTGATATTTATTTTACTTTTATGGGAGGAAGCGACTTAAATGGCACCAGGGATAAAAAAGCGGATGTCATCCGTTATGTCATGAAAGAATGTGGTCTGAAAGACCCGGAACGTGTAGTTATGATTGGTGACAGAAAGCATGATATTCTTGGTGCCAGGGAAGTTTCCATTGATTCGGTAGGCGTATTATACGGCTATGGAAGCAGACAGGAATTAGAGGAAGCAGGAGCTTTAAAAATAGCAGAGACAATTTTTGATTTGCAGAATCTTTTATAG
- a CDS encoding phosphoenolpyruvate carboxykinase (ATP), protein MSSKANYSAEEIRKDKPGFSATRSIIETPFYGNNVIKIQTLKEAYELAKNSPGTIVTDLPIYRGQEFGLDKDAKVLLFNDGAVTGRYSTARKIANEPSVDCAALDKILMDAVYETRHKTLYHAEVFVGLDPEFMVKAHLLIPKGEENIMYNWMLNFQYISDEYVRMYRASKPVGNGNEPDIYLFSDPQWSGLDRPGVDLSCLSDPKCLCYFNTDHNCAAILGMRYFGEHKKGTLTMAWALANRNGYASCHGGQKKYTLQDGSKYVASVFGLSGSGKSTLTHARHDGKYEVTVLHDDAFIINTDTCVSVALEPTYFDKTQDYPAGCEDNKYLLTAQNCGCTLDMNGKIQLVTEDIRNGNGRAIKSRLWSPNRVDKIEEPVNAIFWIMKDPTIPPVVKLKGASLASVMGATLATKRSTAERLAPGVDPDALVVVPYANPFRTYPLANDYAKFKKLVEEKNVDCYIINTGDFMGKKVKPQDTLGIIEAILDGRADFHQWGPLSDIQIFEWEGFEPDLSDEGYRTQLKARMEERLRFVANTAVLKEGYDKLPEDALKAIEKVVEELGM, encoded by the coding sequence ATGTCATCAAAGGCAAATTATTCAGCGGAGGAAATCAGAAAGGATAAGCCAGGTTTTTCGGCTACCCGGTCCATCATTGAAACCCCGTTTTATGGCAATAACGTAATTAAAATCCAGACGTTGAAGGAAGCGTATGAGCTGGCAAAAAATTCCCCAGGGACGATCGTTACAGACCTCCCTATTTATCGGGGACAGGAATTCGGACTGGATAAGGACGCAAAAGTCCTTCTTTTTAATGACGGGGCAGTTACCGGCAGGTACTCCACGGCCAGAAAGATTGCCAATGAGCCTTCTGTCGATTGTGCTGCTCTTGACAAAATCTTAATGGATGCGGTTTATGAAACGCGCCATAAAACTCTTTATCATGCAGAGGTCTTTGTAGGCCTTGATCCTGAGTTTATGGTAAAAGCCCATCTGTTAATTCCTAAGGGTGAAGAAAATATCATGTACAACTGGATGTTAAACTTCCAGTACATTTCAGATGAATATGTAAGAATGTATCGTGCCTCCAAACCAGTAGGCAATGGAAATGAGCCGGATATTTATCTTTTCTCAGATCCTCAGTGGAGCGGCTTAGACAGGCCAGGTGTTGATTTATCCTGCTTAAGTGATCCCAAATGCTTATGTTACTTTAATACGGATCACAACTGTGCAGCCATTCTTGGCATGAGATATTTTGGGGAGCACAAAAAGGGAACTCTGACCATGGCATGGGCACTCGCTAATCGAAATGGGTATGCTTCCTGCCACGGAGGCCAGAAAAAGTACACCTTACAGGATGGCTCTAAATACGTTGCTTCTGTTTTTGGATTGTCAGGCTCCGGAAAATCCACTCTTACCCATGCAAGGCATGACGGTAAGTATGAGGTTACAGTACTTCACGATGATGCTTTTATTATCAATACAGATACCTGTGTTTCCGTGGCACTGGAACCGACGTATTTTGATAAGACTCAGGATTATCCGGCGGGCTGTGAAGACAATAAGTATCTCCTTACCGCTCAGAACTGCGGCTGTACCCTTGATATGAACGGCAAGATCCAGCTTGTTACCGAGGATATTAGAAACGGTAACGGACGTGCCATTAAATCAAGGCTGTGGTCTCCTAACCGGGTGGACAAGATAGAAGAGCCGGTAAACGCTATCTTCTGGATTATGAAGGATCCTACGATTCCACCAGTTGTAAAATTAAAGGGAGCATCCCTTGCTTCTGTTATGGGAGCCACTCTGGCAACCAAACGGTCCACAGCGGAACGCTTGGCTCCGGGTGTAGATCCTGACGCACTTGTAGTCGTACCATATGCCAATCCATTCAGAACCTATCCTCTGGCAAATGATTATGCCAAGTTTAAGAAGCTGGTGGAAGAAAAGAACGTAGATTGCTATATCATCAATACCGGAGATTTTATGGGCAAAAAAGTGAAACCTCAGGATACTCTTGGAATTATTGAAGCGATTCTCGATGGAAGGGCAGATTTCCACCAGTGGGGACCTTTAAGTGATATTCAGATTTTTGAATGGGAAGGCTTTGAACCGGATCTTTCGGACGAGGGCTACAGAACTCAGCTTAAGGCAAGAATGGAAGAGCGTTTACGGTTTGTTGCCAACACCGCTGTCTTAAAAGAAGGATATGATAAATTGCCTGAGGATGCTCTGAAAGCCATTGAAAAGGTGGTAGAAGAACTTGGAATGTAA
- a CDS encoding YhcH/YjgK/YiaL family protein: MIFDSAKNLDFYKNLGVEGRYAKAVDFLKNTDLENLAPGKYEIDGKNVFANVVEYTTIPWEEAKYETHRDYSDIQYVISGTETMTYAPIDELNIKVPYNEEKDVVFYDNENPGLKVVVKAGEYMIFNPWDGHKPKAAAGEPAPIKKVIVKIKEN; encoded by the coding sequence ATGATTTTTGACTCAGCAAAGAACCTTGATTTTTACAAAAACCTTGGGGTGGAAGGAAGATACGCAAAAGCAGTGGATTTTCTTAAGAACACCGATTTGGAGAACCTGGCGCCAGGTAAATATGAAATAGACGGCAAGAACGTTTTTGCCAATGTAGTAGAGTATACAACAATTCCTTGGGAAGAAGCGAAGTATGAAACACACCGTGATTATTCTGATATTCAATACGTAATATCCGGTACTGAGACCATGACATATGCTCCAATCGACGAACTGAATATAAAGGTACCTTATAACGAAGAAAAAGATGTTGTATTTTACGACAATGAAAATCCAGGCTTAAAGGTAGTAGTAAAAGCTGGAGAATATATGATTTTTAATCCTTGGGATGGTCATAAGCCTAAGGCTGCAGCCGGAGAACCGGCACCAATTAAAAAAGTTATTGTTAAAATCAAAGAGAATTAA